A window of Cryptomeria japonica chromosome 3, Sugi_1.0, whole genome shotgun sequence contains these coding sequences:
- the LOC131070023 gene encoding uncharacterized protein LOC131070023: MGKSMVITLILVVSLSLFNFHVSSAKRTILIGDRRMLPSCTDCHRYTSDPTCCHLPHHPNLSPLMEEVEHSSPQQKSVEKHFSADEKSVERLSADEKTA; encoded by the coding sequence ATGGGGAAATCTATGGTCATCACGCTCATACTTGTTGTCTCCCTCAGTTTATTTAATTTCCATGTCTCCTCCGCTAAGCGTACCATTCTGATTGGAGACCGTCGAATGTTACCTAGTTGTACAGACTGCCACAGATATACTTCTGATCCTACTTGCTGCCATTTGCCACATCATCCTAATTTGTCACCACTCATGGAGGAAGTGGAGCATTCCTCACCACAGCAAAAATCAGTGGAGAAGCATTTCTCAGCAGATGAGAAATCAGTAGAGCGTTTATCAGCAGATGAAAAAACGGCTTAA
- the LOC131070022 gene encoding uncharacterized protein LOC131070022 — MGKSMVITLILVVSLSLFNFHVSSAKRTILIGDRRMLPSCTDCHRYTSDPTCCHLPHHPNLSPLMEEVEHSSPQQKSVEKHFSPDEKSVERLSADEKTA, encoded by the coding sequence ATGGGGAAATCTATGGTCATCACGCTCATACTTGTTGTCTCCCTCAGTTTATTTAATTTCCATGTCTCCTCCGCTAAGCGTACCATTCTGATTGGAGACCGTCGAATGTTACCTAGTTGTACAGACTGCCACAGATATACTTCTGATCCTACTTGCTGCCATTTGCCACATCATCCTAATTTGTCACCACTCATGGAGGAAGTGGAGCATTCCTCACCACAGCAAAAATCAGTGGAGAAGCATTTCTCACCAGATGAGAAATCAGTAGAGCGTTTATCAGCAGATGAAAAAACGGCTTAA